The segment TGGCATTGCCTGACCTACATCTTTAGTCGTAGAAAAAATGATTCATTTATCGTAGGGAAAGTTAGCTATTTCTTCCGATTTGCCAAAACTCATTGTCGAATATACTGAGACTATAAAGAAAGTTGGAGGGAGTAGATGATATGAAAATTTTAGCGATCAATGGGAGTCCAAGAAAAAGTGGGCGGACAGGAATAGCTGCAAGATCTTTAAATAAGAAATATGGTGTAGAAATTATTGATTTAAGCGAGGGGGACATCCCATTATATAACGGTGAGGCTGATCAGGCAGAGCTTGATAATGTAAAATCCTTAAGGGAGAAGGTGAAAGAGGCAGATGCTGTCTTGTTACTTTCCCCTGAATACCATAGCGGTATGAGCGGTGCACTAAAAAACGCGTTAGATTTCCTTGGTAGTGAGCAGTTTCACAGCAAGCCTGTCGGTTTATTGGCAGTAGCTGGCGGTGGAAAAGGTGGAATCAATGCATTGAACAATATGCGTGTGGTGGGCCGTGGAGTATATGCCAATGTGATACCAAGACAGCTGGTTCTGGATCCGCATTGCTTTGATTATGAAAATGACACCGTGAATGAAGAGAGTGCGGAACTGGTTGATGCGTTATATAAAGAATTAGTAACGTATGTGAAAATGCGTGAATACTTGTTGCAGAGTGAAGAGGCCTGATGAAAGGCCTTTTTTTATTGAATACTAAAGGCTATTTTCGTAAACTTTGTTGCTATTACGTATTTTTAAACCAACCGTTATATTACTTACTGTCGTGCTCTTTTCGTTGCAATACTAAATATACTTCATGCATATCTAGAGTAAGTAGGCAGTGAAAAGTCCAATTGCCGACTTTTCTTGTAAAAAGTCCAATTGCCGACTTTTTACCAGTGAATAGCAACAATCTTTGAGAAAAGAGCCATACTAAAAAACAGCAACCCAAGGTCGTCGCACCCCGGATCGCTGTTTCGCCTAAGAAATGGAATTACACCATATATCCGTGACTAATCTCATCCAATTGATCTTCTGTGCTCCTTGTTACAGCGTGATCAATATATCGTAATAACTGATACAGGTTCTTCTCGATCTCCTTGTAGTCCTTAGAGAAATTGTAGGAGTGAAGAAAATGCTCGATATTTTTGGAGAGGAAGTCATCTTTTGTCCGCACCATCAGGATAAGCAGGTTATCCCATTCTGAGCGGTGCGTGTAGTATAACGCTCGGTCATA is part of the Sutcliffiella sp. FSL R7-0096 genome and harbors:
- a CDS encoding NADPH-dependent FMN reductase, with amino-acid sequence MKILAINGSPRKSGRTGIAARSLNKKYGVEIIDLSEGDIPLYNGEADQAELDNVKSLREKVKEADAVLLLSPEYHSGMSGALKNALDFLGSEQFHSKPVGLLAVAGGGKGGINALNNMRVVGRGVYANVIPRQLVLDPHCFDYENDTVNEESAELVDALYKELVTYVKMREYLLQSEEA
- a CDS encoding YhdB family protein; protein product: MSTVDYDRALYYTHRSEWDNLLILMVRTKDDFLSKNIEHFLHSYNFSKDYKEIEKNLYQLLRYIDHAVTRSTEDQLDEISHGYMV